A stretch of DNA from Candidatus Cloacimonadota bacterium:
TCGAGTGCCTTCTCAATCACTAATTCCAATTCGTCAATATCTAAGGGCTTGACGAGATAATCTTGAGCACCTATCTTCATAGAGATAATCACTGTTTTTATGTCCTCATAGGCCGTCATCATGATTACCGGTAAATCTTTATCTCTTTCCAGTATGAGCTTTAAAGTTTCAATTCCATCGATTCCAGGCAATCTTATATCGAGAAGGATCAGGTCAACAGAATGTTCCGAAAGAATCTGGAGAGCATCTTCCCCGGTGCTCGCGATGAGGGTTTCATACTTATCGGAGAGGATGTTTTTAAGTGAGTTCTGCAACAGATTATCATCATCAACGATTAATATTTTGTAATGATGTTTCATCTTTCATGTCCGTATTAATGGGAAATTTTATAATAAACGTAGTTCCTTTCTTTTCTATACTCTCTGCATCTATAAGGGCATTATGTTGCTCTAAAATTTTATGTGTAATAGAGAGCCCCAACCCCGTACCTTCCGGTTTTGTCGTGAAAAATGGATCGAAAATCTTTGAATAATTTTGCGAAGGTATGCCAATCCCGTTATCTGTAAAATATATGACAAGTTGGCCTGCATCATTTTTGTAATTATTTTCGATCCTGCTGGTTATTTTCAATATCCCTCCCTCAGGCATAGCTTCCATAGCATTAATAATCAGGTTTATGAATACCTGTTGCATTTTCAGGGGATCAAAGATGACAGAGGGAATTTCTTCTTGTAGATTCACGTATGTTTTGATTTTTTTCTTCTTCAGTTGTGAGTCAAGCAACGAGATTGAATCAACGATGACATTATTAATATTGCCCTTATGTACCAAGGTACTGCCCGGTTTTGCAAAATCATGTATCCCCTTGACCAGTCTTTTTATTCTGTTGATGCCTATGAGCGTATCATCCATAATGTCCTGCAATTTTTCATCCAGCGACAATTTTTTTGATAACATTTGAACATTGAAATTGATGCTGGCAAGGGGATTCCTGATTTCGTGTGCTATTCCGGCGGATAATTGTCCGAGTGAAGAGACCCTGTCCATCCGCCGGATCAGATCTTCCGTCTTTTTCAGATCTGTAAGATCCCGGACAATCACAAGGACCCCAATCACACTTCCGGCATGACTTCTCAACAGAGACGAGCTCACCCCTAAAATAATGTAACTTCCGTCTTTTCTTTTCGCGATAATTTCTTTGTCGCTAATAATTGATTCGCTGGTAAGGGCAGATTCGACGATGTCTACAATATCGATTTCAAATACTTCGGAAACCCGTCGGCCCATAATCGCAGTCTTGTGAACGTTAAAAATTTCTTCCGCCA
This window harbors:
- a CDS encoding GAF domain-containing protein — protein: FSTFAQHVSIIIENAILQAQKKRKMDQLLSLQKLSKKTTSTLNLRKLLQIISTNALKITRASHGMLLLIDSECEYLKVVSLKGYKGISKKNCKIRIGEGIVGWVTEKGIPLLVNDVRKEPKYIEVIQEIKSELAVPLISEEKVLGALGVSSTENAAFSQDDLELLMIFASHAATLIKNARLYEEIITERNFAENIIESSPNGFFTVGLDRKISAINPMAEEIFNVHKTAIMGRRVSEVFEIDIVDIVESALTSESIISDKEIIAKRKDGSYIILGVSSSLLRSHAGSVIGVLVIVRDLTDLKKTEDLIRRMDRVSSLGQLSAGIAHEIRNPLASINFNVQMLSKKLSLDEKLQDIMDDTLIGINRIKRLVKGIHDFAKPGSTLVHKGNINNVIVDSISLLDSQLKKKKIKTYVNLQEEIPSVIFDPLKMQQVFINLIINAMEAMPEGGILKITSRIENNYKNDAGQLVIYFTDNGIGIPSQNYSKIFDPFFTTKPEGTGLGLSITHKILEQHNALIDAESIEKKGTTFIIKFPINTDMKDETSLQNINR